A part of Blastopirellula retiformator genomic DNA contains:
- a CDS encoding DUF1501 domain-containing protein — translation MNWLQEQTRRHFFRNCGVGLGKIALASLLAESSLGITAAQAEPISPFAPKPSHFPAKAKRVIYLFMAGAPSQLDMFDYKPKLAEMEGKPIPPSVIAGQRYAFIQPDAAVLGPRFSFAKHGECGAEISDQMPHLAKVVDDIAIIRSVTTDHFNHAPAQLFCNTGNGVPGRPSMGSWLSYGLGSEANDLPSFVVLKSGGSLSGGAAMWNAGFLPSVHQGVPFRGQGDPILHVSNPTGYDDQAQRDSLDLIRDLNRQQLAQIGDPEIKTRMEAYEMAYRMQSRAPELMDFAQEAKETLDLYGADPKDTKKSFANNCLMARRLVQRGVRFVQVYQADWDHHSDVAGGVRSQCRKTDQACAALIQDLKRCGMLEDTLVIWGGEFGRTPMVESSAALGRSQGRDHHPQAFTMWMAGGGIKSGFSYGATDELGFNVVENKVHVHDIQATILQCLGIDHTKLTFRHRGLNFKLTGVEEHHPVLDLLA, via the coding sequence ATGAACTGGCTGCAAGAACAAACGCGACGGCACTTCTTCCGCAACTGCGGCGTCGGACTCGGCAAGATCGCGCTGGCGTCGCTGTTGGCGGAGTCAAGCTTGGGCATTACCGCCGCGCAGGCCGAACCGATCAGTCCCTTCGCGCCGAAGCCGTCGCACTTTCCGGCAAAAGCGAAGCGGGTGATCTACCTGTTTATGGCAGGGGCCCCGAGCCAGCTCGATATGTTCGACTACAAGCCGAAGTTGGCCGAGATGGAAGGGAAGCCAATCCCGCCGTCGGTGATCGCCGGGCAGCGGTATGCGTTCATTCAGCCCGACGCCGCGGTGCTGGGACCGCGGTTCTCATTCGCCAAGCATGGCGAGTGTGGCGCCGAGATTTCGGACCAGATGCCGCATCTGGCGAAGGTGGTCGACGACATCGCGATCATCCGCTCGGTGACGACCGACCATTTCAATCACGCCCCGGCCCAGCTCTTTTGCAACACCGGCAATGGCGTGCCCGGGCGGCCGAGCATGGGATCGTGGCTCAGCTATGGACTGGGAAGCGAAGCGAACGATTTGCCGTCGTTTGTGGTGCTGAAGAGCGGCGGTAGTCTCAGCGGCGGCGCCGCGATGTGGAACGCCGGGTTCTTGCCCTCGGTCCATCAAGGGGTTCCGTTTCGCGGGCAAGGGGATCCGATCTTGCATGTCTCCAATCCGACTGGCTACGACGATCAGGCTCAGCGCGATTCGCTTGATCTGATTCGTGACCTGAATCGCCAGCAACTGGCCCAGATTGGCGATCCGGAGATCAAGACGCGGATGGAAGCGTATGAAATGGCGTATCGCATGCAGTCGCGGGCCCCAGAGCTGATGGACTTCGCGCAGGAAGCGAAGGAGACGCTCGATCTGTATGGCGCCGACCCGAAGGATACGAAGAAGTCGTTCGCCAACAATTGCTTGATGGCGCGGCGGCTGGTGCAGCGCGGCGTGCGGTTTGTTCAGGTTTACCAAGCCGACTGGGATCATCACAGCGACGTCGCCGGCGGCGTCCGTTCGCAATGTCGAAAGACCGATCAGGCGTGCGCCGCGCTGATCCAAGACCTAAAGCGATGCGGCATGCTGGAGGATACGCTGGTCATCTGGGGCGGAGAATTTGGCCGCACCCCGATGGTCGAATCGAGCGCCGCGCTCGGCCGCAGCCAAGGCCGCGACCATCATCCCCAGGCCTTTACCATGTGGATGGCCGGCGGCGGAATCAAGTCGGGCTTCAGCTACGGCGCAACGGACGAGTTGGGTTTTAACGTCGTCGAAAACAAAGTCCATGTCCATGACATCCAGGCCACCATCTTGCAATGCCTGGGGATCGATCACACGAAACTGACGTTCCGCCATCGCGGGCTCAACTTCAAGCTGACCGGCGTCGAAGAGCATCACCCCGTGCTCGATCTACTCGCGTAG
- a CDS encoding prephenate dehydrogenase encodes MPQWNQATIVGVGLIGGSIGLAMRARGLAKKIVGVGRSQESLADALKVGAIDQAATDIDAGVENAELVIICAPVDKIVHLVQQVDRHCQPGTIVTDAGSTKGEIVAALNKGLKNARFVGGHPLAGGAKAGPKHADAGLFVDRTVVLTPTAKTDQAAAETIEDLWTALGATVVWMEPKEHDEALAFTSHLPHWAAAAVAATTPEKWLPLTATGWYDTTRIAGGDAALWRQIFTSNRGHVLKALDKFEKVLAALRESLESENDAKLEKLLNDGKNRRDAVGN; translated from the coding sequence ATGCCCCAGTGGAACCAAGCCACGATCGTCGGAGTCGGCCTGATCGGCGGTTCGATCGGTCTGGCGATGCGGGCTCGCGGGTTAGCCAAGAAGATTGTCGGGGTCGGGCGAAGTCAGGAAAGTTTGGCGGACGCTCTGAAAGTTGGCGCAATTGACCAGGCGGCGACCGATATTGACGCCGGGGTTGAGAATGCCGAGTTGGTGATCATCTGCGCTCCGGTCGACAAAATCGTTCATCTGGTGCAGCAAGTCGATCGCCACTGTCAGCCAGGCACGATTGTGACCGACGCCGGCAGCACCAAGGGAGAAATCGTCGCCGCACTGAACAAAGGTCTGAAGAACGCCCGGTTTGTCGGCGGCCATCCGCTGGCCGGGGGCGCCAAAGCAGGCCCCAAACATGCCGACGCCGGCCTGTTTGTCGACCGCACGGTAGTGCTGACGCCAACCGCCAAGACCGACCAGGCGGCAGCCGAGACGATCGAAGATCTCTGGACGGCGCTCGGCGCGACCGTCGTCTGGATGGAACCGAAAGAACATGACGAGGCGCTGGCCTTCACCAGCCATCTGCCTCACTGGGCGGCGGCGGCCGTAGCGGCGACCACCCCCGAGAAATGGCTGCCCCTAACCGCAACCGGCTGGTACGACACCACGCGGATCGCCGGTGGCGACGCCGCGCTGTGGCGACAGATATTTACATCGAATCGAGGCCACGTCTTGAAGGCGCTCGACAAGTTTGAGAAAGTGCTGGCGGCTTTGCGTGAATCGCTCGAAAGCGAGAATGACGCCAAGCTCGAAAAACTCCTAAACGACGGAAAAAATCGCCGTGACGCTGTGGGAAATTGA
- a CDS encoding type II secretion system F family protein, giving the protein MFFSPRIGLQTLVQLCRRVGTQLDAGVDDRTIWRREVERAHGAQRRVMEEIRDGVERGSTLGDALKRTGDYFPHVFREMVRLGDETGHLDRILQELSERYEHRLQLRRSFLAGIAWPMIQLIFAVVFVGLLIWFMGFLGRTTGKPIDILGFGLVGTSGMLTYFSIVGAIVFGSGVIWMFYRQGQLDFLPIGRIAMNIPGVGAPLKTIALSQMAWTLALTTGGGLDARRAIRLGLESTHSDYYTQFIDQVDREILAGEEIGDALRHTGVFPEEFLDAIYTGELTGRISEMMEKLSDDYQSRAKAALNMLAMIAGFGVWLLVAGLLVTLIFRIFFNAYLGPMNEALDDLNGF; this is encoded by the coding sequence ATGTTTTTTTCCCCACGCATCGGACTTCAGACCCTCGTCCAGCTTTGCCGGCGGGTCGGAACGCAGCTGGACGCAGGTGTGGATGACCGCACCATCTGGCGGCGCGAAGTCGAGCGGGCTCATGGCGCCCAGCGGCGGGTGATGGAAGAGATTCGTGATGGGGTTGAGCGGGGATCAACCTTGGGGGACGCTTTGAAGCGAACCGGCGACTACTTTCCGCATGTTTTTCGTGAAATGGTCCGCCTGGGGGACGAAACGGGACATCTTGATCGGATACTGCAGGAACTGTCGGAACGGTACGAACATCGGCTCCAGCTCCGCCGGTCGTTTCTGGCGGGGATCGCCTGGCCGATGATCCAGCTGATTTTTGCAGTCGTCTTTGTTGGGCTGCTGATCTGGTTCATGGGCTTCCTGGGCCGTACGACGGGAAAACCGATCGACATCCTGGGGTTCGGGCTGGTCGGTACCTCGGGCATGCTCACCTATTTTTCGATCGTCGGCGCCATCGTGTTCGGCAGCGGGGTGATTTGGATGTTCTATCGCCAGGGGCAGCTCGATTTTTTGCCGATCGGCCGAATCGCGATGAACATCCCCGGAGTCGGCGCCCCACTCAAAACGATCGCCCTGTCGCAAATGGCCTGGACGCTGGCGCTGACCACCGGCGGCGGGCTCGACGCACGCCGGGCGATTCGACTCGGTCTTGAGTCCACCCACAGCGACTACTACACGCAGTTCATCGACCAGGTCGATCGCGAGATTTTGGCCGGGGAAGAAATCGGCGACGCGCTGCGGCACACCGGCGTCTTTCCGGAAGAGTTTCTCGACGCCATCTACACCGGCGAGCTGACCGGCCGAATTTCGGAGATGATGGAGAAACTGTCGGACGACTATCAGTCTCGTGCGAAGGCAGCGCTCAACATGCTGGCGATGATCGCCGGTTTTGGCGTTTGGCTGTTGGTGGCGGGGTTGTTGGTGACGTTGATTTTCCGGATCTTCTTCAACGCCTACTTGGGGCCGATGAACGAGGCGCTGGATGACTTGAATGGTTTCTAG
- the purL gene encoding phosphoribosylformylglycinamidine synthase subunit PurL, with amino-acid sequence MTLWEIDIYPSADERDAAADSLIAAAADLGLASDLHVATARGFLIQAEFNREYVELLSDQLLCDTVVETAKIDEAGADSLSQAPKAELSQQVYVLPKPGVMDPVAQSTTTAIADFGQSVAAVRTFRKYWLPELPQAQFEKLCNKLLANDAIEQVIVGPIPFEKLSFGKPYEFALQTTPIRKLDDAGLTKLSKEGQLYLTLVEMQTIQKYFVELGRDPTDIELESVAQTWSEHCSHKTLAGRIAYEDEKGKRSFNNMLKETIFAATQEIRESLGDKDWCVSVFQDNAGIVRFDEEHNVVFKVETHNHPSALEPYGGANTGIGGVVRDPMGTGMGAKPICNTDVFCFAPPDVDPESLPQGVLHPRRVMNGVVSGVRDYGNRMGIPTVNGAVYFDERYLGNPLVYCGNVGLIPQQHSFKEPKANDLIVALGGRTGRDGIHGATFSSAELTSESESLSGGAVQIGNAITEKMVLDVLLEARDRGLFNAVTDCGAGGFSSAVGEMGEMIGADVWLDRAPLKYDGLSYTEIWISEAQERMILAVPDDKWDELEELCSSEGVEATIIGRYVPTGRLKLFYYNEQVGDLDMKFLHDGRPPIIREATYKPLPVKEVKLPVAKSCDFAADLKSILGSLNVASKHWIIRQYDHEVQGGSAIKPLVGVMNDGPGDAAVVRPVLTSNRGVVVSCGMNPRYGDFDTYDMATSAIDEAMRNCVAVGADPSQIAILDNFCWGYTDRPETLGSLVRSAIACYDMAIALGTPFISGKDSLNNEFSYFNDQGEKQTISIPPSLLISALGQVDDVRRCVTMDLKKAGSKLYVVGKTFNELGGSHWALIHGQKEGAAPKVNPAVAKATFTSLHKAIHGGLVRACHDLSEGGLAVALAEMAFAGGLGAEVSLDAMPHDVAAKHAVSLLFSESNTRFLVEVPAENEKQFQSLLAGVPHAAIGTVVEAPTVTITHDKTTLVSAELDELKQAWLSPLDW; translated from the coding sequence GTGACGCTGTGGGAAATTGATATCTATCCGTCCGCTGACGAGCGCGACGCTGCCGCTGATTCGCTTATTGCCGCCGCGGCCGATCTCGGTCTGGCGTCGGATCTGCACGTCGCGACGGCGCGCGGGTTCCTGATCCAAGCCGAATTCAATCGCGAGTACGTCGAACTGCTCTCCGATCAACTGCTGTGCGATACGGTGGTCGAAACGGCCAAGATCGACGAGGCCGGCGCCGACTCCCTCTCGCAGGCGCCCAAGGCTGAGCTGTCGCAGCAGGTCTACGTCTTGCCCAAGCCGGGCGTGATGGATCCGGTCGCACAAAGTACGACCACCGCGATCGCCGACTTCGGCCAATCGGTCGCCGCGGTTCGCACGTTCCGCAAGTATTGGTTGCCGGAACTACCGCAGGCCCAGTTCGAGAAACTCTGCAATAAGCTGCTGGCCAACGACGCGATCGAGCAAGTGATCGTCGGCCCGATTCCGTTCGAGAAGCTTTCGTTCGGCAAGCCGTACGAGTTCGCCCTGCAGACGACGCCGATCCGCAAACTCGATGACGCCGGTCTAACCAAGCTGAGCAAGGAAGGTCAGCTCTACCTGACGCTGGTCGAAATGCAGACGATTCAAAAGTACTTTGTCGAACTGGGCCGCGACCCGACCGACATCGAGCTGGAATCGGTCGCTCAAACCTGGAGCGAGCACTGCAGCCACAAAACCCTGGCCGGCCGGATCGCCTACGAAGACGAAAAGGGGAAACGCAGCTTCAATAACATGTTGAAGGAAACGATCTTCGCGGCGACGCAGGAGATTCGCGAATCGCTGGGTGACAAGGACTGGTGCGTCAGCGTCTTCCAAGACAACGCCGGCATCGTCCGCTTTGACGAAGAGCACAACGTCGTCTTCAAGGTCGAAACCCACAACCACCCGTCGGCGCTGGAACCTTACGGTGGCGCCAACACCGGCATCGGCGGCGTTGTCCGCGATCCAATGGGGACCGGCATGGGCGCCAAGCCGATCTGCAACACCGACGTCTTCTGCTTCGCTCCGCCCGATGTCGATCCGGAATCGCTGCCGCAAGGCGTGCTCCATCCGCGACGGGTGATGAACGGCGTCGTCAGCGGCGTGCGCGACTACGGCAACCGGATGGGTATTCCGACCGTCAACGGCGCCGTTTACTTTGACGAGCGTTACCTCGGTAACCCGCTCGTTTACTGTGGCAACGTCGGGCTGATCCCGCAGCAACACTCGTTCAAAGAACCGAAGGCGAACGACCTGATCGTCGCCCTGGGTGGACGAACCGGTCGCGACGGCATCCATGGCGCCACGTTCAGCTCGGCCGAGCTGACCAGCGAAAGCGAATCGCTCTCCGGCGGCGCCGTCCAAATCGGCAACGCGATCACCGAGAAGATGGTGCTCGACGTCCTGCTGGAAGCTCGCGATCGTGGGCTGTTCAATGCGGTCACCGACTGCGGCGCTGGCGGGTTCTCGAGTGCCGTGGGCGAAATGGGCGAGATGATCGGCGCCGACGTTTGGCTCGATCGAGCCCCGCTGAAATACGACGGCCTCTCCTACACCGAAATCTGGATCAGCGAAGCCCAAGAGCGCATGATCCTGGCCGTGCCCGACGACAAATGGGACGAGTTGGAAGAACTGTGCAGCAGCGAAGGAGTCGAAGCGACCATTATCGGCCGCTACGTTCCGACCGGCCGCCTGAAGTTGTTCTATTACAACGAGCAGGTCGGCGACCTCGACATGAAATTCCTGCACGACGGACGCCCGCCAATCATCCGCGAAGCGACCTACAAGCCGCTGCCGGTCAAAGAAGTGAAGCTGCCGGTCGCGAAGAGTTGCGACTTTGCCGCTGACCTGAAGAGCATCCTCGGCTCGCTCAACGTCGCTAGCAAACACTGGATCATTCGCCAATACGACCACGAAGTGCAAGGCGGCAGCGCCATCAAGCCGCTGGTCGGCGTGATGAACGACGGTCCTGGCGACGCGGCTGTCGTCCGCCCGGTGCTGACTTCCAACCGCGGCGTGGTCGTCTCGTGCGGCATGAACCCGCGGTATGGCGACTTTGACACCTACGACATGGCGACCAGCGCCATCGACGAAGCGATGCGCAATTGCGTCGCCGTCGGCGCCGATCCGTCGCAAATTGCGATCCTCGATAACTTCTGTTGGGGCTATACCGATCGTCCCGAAACGCTCGGCTCGCTCGTTCGTTCGGCGATCGCTTGCTACGACATGGCGATCGCCCTCGGCACGCCGTTCATCTCCGGCAAAGACAGCTTGAACAACGAGTTCAGCTACTTTAACGACCAGGGGGAGAAGCAGACGATCTCGATTCCCCCGTCGCTCTTGATCAGCGCGCTCGGTCAGGTCGACGACGTCCGCCGCTGCGTGACGATGGACCTGAAGAAAGCAGGCAGCAAGCTCTATGTCGTCGGCAAGACGTTCAACGAGTTGGGCGGTTCGCACTGGGCCCTGATTCACGGCCAAAAAGAAGGCGCCGCGCCGAAGGTCAATCCGGCCGTCGCCAAGGCGACCTTCACCTCGCTTCACAAGGCGATCCATGGCGGGCTCGTCCGAGCGTGCCACGACTTGTCGGAAGGTGGTCTCGCCGTCGCCCTGGCCGAAATGGCGTTCGCGGGCGGACTGGGCGCCGAGGTTTCGCTCGACGCGATGCCGCATGACGTCGCGGCCAAGCACGCGGTCAGCCTCTTGTTCAGCGAATCGAATACTCGCTTCCTGGTCGAAGTGCCGGCCGAGAACGAGAAGCAGTTCCAGTCGCTGTTGGCCGGCGTTCCGCACGCCGCGATCGGCACCGTCGTCGAAGCGCCGACCGTCACGATCACGCACGACAAGACGACGCTCGTCTCGGCCGAACTGGACGAGCTGAAGCAAGCCTGGCTGTCGCCGCTCGACTGGTAG
- the purQ gene encoding phosphoribosylformylglycinamidine synthase I — translation MATPKALILRAPGTNCDGETAFAFQLAGGQAERVHLNRLLDQPNLAEGFQILCLPGGFSYGDDIAAGRIVGSQIRHHLDEVLRQFIDAGKLVLGICNGFQILLKSGILLPDSDDGHPPATLAWNESQRFVDRWVHLKTFGDKCVFLKDIEKMYLPVAHAEGRFAARDAATLAALDKADQLALRYTDAAGGEAAFPDCPNGAQLGVAGACDSTGRVFGLMPHPERHLDPTHHPRWTRGEAGEVGDGLKIFQNAVEYFS, via the coding sequence ATGGCGACTCCCAAGGCCTTGATCCTGCGAGCCCCCGGCACCAATTGCGATGGCGAAACGGCGTTTGCGTTTCAGCTTGCCGGCGGCCAGGCTGAGCGCGTTCACCTGAACCGCTTGCTCGATCAGCCCAACCTGGCCGAAGGCTTTCAGATCCTTTGCCTGCCGGGCGGTTTCAGCTATGGCGACGACATCGCCGCCGGCCGGATCGTCGGCAGCCAGATTCGTCATCACCTGGATGAAGTGCTGCGTCAGTTCATCGACGCCGGCAAGCTGGTCTTGGGGATCTGCAACGGCTTTCAGATCTTGCTGAAGTCGGGCATCCTGCTGCCTGACTCCGACGACGGTCACCCGCCGGCGACTTTAGCCTGGAACGAGTCGCAACGCTTCGTCGATCGCTGGGTCCACCTGAAAACGTTCGGCGACAAGTGCGTCTTCCTGAAGGACATCGAAAAGATGTACCTGCCGGTCGCCCACGCCGAAGGCCGCTTCGCCGCCCGCGACGCCGCCACGCTTGCGGCGCTCGACAAGGCTGACCAGCTCGCCCTCCGCTACACCGACGCCGCTGGCGGCGAGGCGGCCTTCCCCGACTGCCCCAACGGCGCCCAACTCGGCGTCGCCGGCGCCTGCGACAGCACCGGCCGCGTCTTCGGCCTGATGCCGCACCCCGAGCGTCACCTCGATCCGACGCATCACCCACGCTGGACGCGCGGCGAAGCGGGGGAAGTTGGTGATGGGTTGAAGATCTTCCAGAATGCGGTGGAGTATTTTTCTTAG
- a CDS encoding H-X9-DG-CTERM domain-containing protein, which translates to MKQPGRRGELTRWMCAYCPNFQGCPTNHGINSRFIEEANMAAVVNNIGASSFHPGRAVFTLADASVQFLPDTMDHRAYNAMGGRIDGLPINLQ; encoded by the coding sequence TTGAAGCAACCCGGCCGCCGCGGCGAACTGACCCGCTGGATGTGCGCCTACTGCCCGAACTTTCAGGGCTGCCCGACCAACCACGGGATCAATAGCCGGTTCATCGAAGAGGCGAATATGGCCGCCGTGGTCAACAACATCGGCGCGTCCAGCTTTCACCCCGGCAGGGCTGTCTTTACGCTGGCCGATGCGTCGGTTCAGTTCCTACCCGACACGATGGATCACCGGGCTTACAACGCGATGGGAGGCCGCATCGACGGCCTGCCGATCAACTTGCAGTAA
- a CDS encoding PSD1 and planctomycete cytochrome C domain-containing protein, with protein MQHSRLFSACLVFLLVPLSSLAAAEIDFNRDIRPLFASKCIACHGPDEGHREADLRLDERDAAIEYGAITPGSPDESLLLERILTDDHDLQMPPPPTNDTLTADEKKLFTQWIKEGAPYAKHWAFVHPQTSPLPEVADAGWAKGPLDSYILARLEQEGLTPSPQADRYALIRRVSLDLTGLPPTPEEAEAFANDPDPGAYEKLVDHLLASPRYGERWARDWLDLVRYSDTNGYEKDRERSIWPYRDWVIQAINNDMPYDQFSIEQIAGDMLPKATESQKVATGFHRNTMLNEEGGIDPLEFRFYAMIDRVSTTGTIWLGMTVGCAQCHTHKYDPITHTDFYSFMALLNNADEPDQVLKRPAIVEQRAKLLAEIETLESALPNQFPPAEGDGPIEQRRHANLEKRKAAWLAEAEANATPWQTLMASKLETNLPKLETLADGSIFSSGDITKRDVFTLTFPIDPSQLPLTALRLEVLPDERLPAGGPGRSYYEGRQGDFFLSELSAKLGDQPIPLTAASHSYGKISIGSGSADAANVLDGDGSTGWGTAQREGEANQLVVNMAEPITSPGDLTIELLFERHFAASLGRFRISAASLQVEAIAKSMTTEVEMILVKKVEARTAEETKRLDHYYLSVAPALAAARKPIDQLRKKLPQFPTSMVMLERPADNPRETFRHHRGEYLSPKEKVTPRIPEFLGMESKEAPADRLELAKWLVSRENPLAARVAVNRWWQAFFGRGLVESSGDFGTQSQPPSHPELLDYLACSLMENDWSMKQLHREIVLSATYRQDSRQTEKLKSADPQNRLLARGPRLRIDAEMVRDAMLLASGKLSDKMYGRGVFPPQPASVTALAYGGFRWNESQGEDRYRRSIYTFSKRTAPFAAFAVFDAPSGEVCTAKRDRSNTPLQALTLLNDAMYIELARALAAAAASEATTEQAIAENLFRRLMTRPPTPEEVKAILQYRQTQLTRLQAGELDAAKIGGGESSSPEAAAWVMTARTLMNLDEAITKS; from the coding sequence ATGCAGCATTCCCGCCTATTTTCTGCCTGCCTGGTTTTTTTGCTCGTTCCGCTCTCGTCGCTCGCGGCGGCGGAGATCGATTTCAATCGCGACATCCGTCCGCTGTTTGCGTCGAAATGTATTGCCTGTCATGGCCCTGACGAAGGTCATCGCGAAGCCGATCTGCGGTTGGACGAGCGGGACGCGGCGATTGAGTATGGCGCGATCACGCCTGGTTCGCCGGACGAGAGTTTGCTGCTGGAGCGGATCTTGACCGATGATCATGATCTGCAGATGCCGCCGCCCCCTACCAACGATACGCTGACGGCGGACGAAAAGAAGTTGTTCACGCAGTGGATCAAAGAAGGGGCGCCCTACGCGAAACATTGGGCGTTTGTCCATCCGCAGACATCTCCCCTGCCGGAAGTTGCCGATGCCGGCTGGGCGAAAGGCCCGCTCGATTCGTACATACTCGCGCGGCTTGAACAGGAAGGCTTAACGCCATCACCCCAGGCCGATCGCTACGCATTGATTCGCCGGGTCTCGCTTGATTTGACGGGCCTGCCGCCGACGCCGGAAGAGGCGGAGGCGTTTGCCAATGATCCTGATCCGGGCGCTTACGAAAAGCTGGTCGATCATCTACTGGCTTCTCCCCGCTATGGCGAACGTTGGGCGCGGGACTGGCTCGACTTGGTCCGCTATTCTGACACCAACGGCTATGAGAAGGATCGAGAGCGTTCGATCTGGCCCTACCGCGATTGGGTCATTCAGGCGATCAACAACGACATGCCGTACGATCAATTCTCGATCGAACAGATCGCTGGAGACATGTTGCCGAAAGCGACCGAAAGCCAAAAAGTTGCAACCGGTTTTCATCGCAACACGATGCTCAACGAAGAAGGGGGCATCGACCCGCTCGAGTTTCGCTTCTATGCGATGATCGATCGAGTCTCGACGACCGGCACGATCTGGTTGGGGATGACGGTCGGTTGCGCTCAGTGCCACACGCACAAGTACGATCCAATCACGCACACCGACTTCTACAGCTTCATGGCGCTGCTCAACAACGCGGATGAACCGGATCAGGTGCTGAAGCGTCCGGCGATTGTCGAGCAGCGGGCAAAGCTGTTGGCCGAGATCGAAACGCTGGAGTCGGCGCTCCCCAATCAGTTTCCGCCGGCCGAAGGTGATGGACCGATCGAGCAGCGGCGCCACGCAAATCTGGAAAAGCGGAAAGCGGCCTGGCTGGCCGAAGCCGAGGCGAATGCGACCCCGTGGCAAACGCTGATGGCGTCGAAGCTGGAAACGAACTTGCCGAAGCTGGAAACGCTGGCCGATGGTTCAATCTTTTCGAGCGGCGACATAACGAAGCGCGACGTCTTTACGCTGACCTTTCCGATCGACCCATCGCAGTTGCCGCTGACGGCACTTCGCTTGGAGGTCTTGCCCGATGAACGTCTCCCGGCCGGCGGACCAGGGCGCTCGTACTACGAAGGACGCCAGGGCGATTTCTTTTTGAGTGAACTGTCAGCAAAGCTGGGGGACCAGCCGATCCCGCTTACCGCCGCATCGCATAGCTACGGCAAGATCAGCATCGGCAGCGGTAGCGCCGATGCAGCGAATGTACTCGACGGCGATGGTTCGACTGGTTGGGGAACCGCCCAGCGTGAAGGGGAAGCGAATCAGCTGGTCGTCAATATGGCCGAGCCGATTACCAGCCCCGGCGATCTGACGATCGAGCTATTGTTCGAGCGGCACTTTGCCGCCAGTTTGGGCCGCTTTCGGATCTCGGCGGCCAGTTTACAAGTCGAAGCAATCGCCAAGTCGATGACGACCGAAGTCGAAATGATCTTGGTGAAGAAGGTCGAAGCACGGACGGCCGAGGAAACGAAACGGCTTGACCACTACTATCTTTCGGTAGCGCCCGCGCTGGCCGCGGCTCGCAAGCCAATTGATCAGCTACGCAAGAAGCTGCCGCAGTTCCCAACGTCGATGGTGATGCTGGAGCGGCCCGCCGACAATCCACGGGAAACGTTCCGCCATCATCGAGGTGAGTACCTCAGTCCGAAGGAAAAGGTGACGCCGCGGATTCCGGAGTTCTTGGGGATGGAATCGAAGGAGGCGCCAGCCGATCGACTAGAGCTGGCCAAGTGGCTGGTAAGTCGCGAGAACCCGCTGGCGGCCCGCGTTGCAGTGAATCGGTGGTGGCAGGCCTTTTTTGGCCGCGGCCTGGTCGAAAGCAGCGGCGATTTTGGGACGCAATCGCAGCCGCCGTCGCATCCTGAGCTACTCGACTATCTCGCTTGCTCGCTGATGGAAAACGACTGGTCGATGAAGCAGCTGCATCGCGAGATCGTGCTGAGCGCCACCTATCGGCAAGATTCGCGACAGACCGAAAAGCTGAAGTCGGCCGATCCGCAGAACCGTCTGCTGGCGCGGGGGCCGCGATTGCGTATCGACGCCGAGATGGTCCGCGACGCGATGCTGCTGGCCAGCGGTAAGCTGTCGGACAAGATGTACGGCCGCGGCGTCTTTCCGCCGCAACCGGCCAGCGTGACGGCGCTTGCCTACGGCGGATTCCGCTGGAACGAGTCGCAGGGCGAAGATCGGTATCGCCGCTCGATCTACACCTTCAGCAAACGGACGGCGCCGTTCGCCGCCTTCGCCGTGTTTGACGCTCCCAGCGGCGAAGTTTGTACCGCCAAACGGGATCGCAGTAACACGCCGCTGCAGGCGCTCACGTTGCTGAACGACGCGATGTATATCGAACTGGCGCGAGCGCTGGCCGCCGCGGCGGCCAGCGAAGCGACGACCGAACAGGCGATCGCCGAGAATCTGTTTCGGCGTCTGATGACTCGCCCGCCGACGCCGGAGGAGGTGAAGGCGATCTTGCAATATCGCCAGACGCAGCTGACGCGGTTGCAGGCAGGCGAACTGGACGCGGCGAAAATCGGCGGCGGCGAAAGCTCTTCGCCGGAAGCTGCCGCTTGGGTGATGACGGCTCGAACGCTGATGAACCTGGACGAAGCGATTACCAAGTCTTAA